The following are from one region of the Bradyrhizobium sediminis genome:
- a CDS encoding cation diffusion facilitator family transporter, translated as MAGCNDCYDPKDLTHTTTTYRRALWIVVILNAGYGIAQMFGGFLAGSQALKADALDFLGDGSITLLGLLALSWGAVWRARAALAQGVFLAALGVGVLAAAAYRMFVLNSPEPFLMSGFGLAALAVNVAAAWVLSKHREGDANVRAVWLFSRNDAIGNFAVIVAAGLVWLTATPWPDLAVAAVIAGLFLHSSFDIIRDSLREMIRT; from the coding sequence ATGGCTGGCTGCAATGACTGCTACGACCCAAAAGACCTAACCCACACCACCACAACTTACCGCCGCGCGCTCTGGATCGTTGTGATTCTAAACGCTGGTTACGGCATCGCCCAAATGTTTGGCGGTTTTCTCGCCGGCTCTCAGGCGCTCAAGGCGGATGCTCTCGATTTTCTCGGTGACGGATCAATTACGCTCCTGGGCTTGCTTGCCCTATCGTGGGGCGCGGTCTGGCGCGCCCGAGCCGCGCTTGCACAAGGTGTTTTCCTCGCCGCGCTGGGCGTTGGCGTGTTGGCCGCAGCGGCTTACCGCATGTTCGTGTTGAACTCCCCCGAGCCGTTCCTGATGTCCGGCTTCGGACTAGCTGCCCTTGCCGTAAACGTCGCCGCCGCATGGGTACTCAGCAAACACAGGGAAGGGGACGCCAATGTCCGCGCGGTCTGGCTGTTTAGCCGCAATGACGCCATTGGCAACTTTGCCGTCATTGTCGCAGCCGGTCTGGTGTGGCTCACCGCCACGCCCTGGCCCGATCTCGCAGTGGCGGCCGTGATCGCGGGACTATTTTTGCATTCGTCCTTCGACATCATTCGGGACTCGCTGCGAGAGATGATCCGCACATAG